A window of the Choristoneura fumiferana chromosome 30, NRCan_CFum_1, whole genome shotgun sequence genome harbors these coding sequences:
- the LOC141444509 gene encoding D-2-hydroxyglutarate dehydrogenase, mitochondrial-like — protein sequence MGLGYRKVETKYNVKRKEFGSVQADDVNFFKSILSEEQVLTEESDVLPFNIDWIKNCRGQSKVVLKPKSTKQVSEILAYCNKRQLAVCPQGGNTGLVGGSVPVFDEIVLSLSLMNKIISLDEISGALVCEAGCILETLDNYVKEQNLIMPLDLGAKGSCHIGGNVSTNAGGLRLLRYGNLHGSLMGVEAVKADGTVVDCIRTLKKDNTGYHLKHLFIGSEGTLGIVTKVAVHCPVLPKAVTLGFFGVKDFDSVLKLYKSAKASLGEILSAFEMADNDSISSTVQNLKLPNPIADFPFYVLVETHGSDETHDAEKLSRFLEREMSSGLIIDGTVTSEPAKMQTIWNLRESIAGAGLLDGYVYKYDVSIPAARYYDLVPVLRQRMAGKAVKVYGYGHVGDGNIHINVTVPEYSKEATDMLEPFIFEEVSKLKGSISAEHGVGFRKPHFIHYSKDEGAISLMRELKQLMDPNGILNPYKVLPDP from the exons ATGGGCCTGGGCTATCGGAAGGTGGAA aCAAAGTACAATGTTAAAAGAAAGGAATTTGGTTCTGTGCAGGCAGatgatgttaatttttttaaatctattctaAGCGAAGAGCAAGTGCTCACAGAAGAGAGTGATGTTCTGCCTTTTAACATTGATTGGATTAAGAATTGCAGAG GTCAATCAAAAGtggttttaaaacctaaatcgACAAAACAGGTTTCTGAAATATTAGCCTACTGTAATAAGAGGCAACTTGCTGTATGTCCCCAAGGTGGGAACACTGGCCTTGTTGGTGGATCAGTACCTGTATTTGATGAAATTGTGTTGAGTCTGTCTCTGATGAACAAAATAATTAGCTTGGATGAAATATCAG GTGCGTTAGTTTGTGAAGCAGGATGCATATTAGAAACTTTGGACAATTATGTGAAGGAGCAAAATCTCATCATGCCGTTGGACCTCGGTGCCAAGGGATCCTGTCATATTGGAGGCAATGTGAGCACCAATGCAGGCGGCCTCAGGCTTCTCCGATATGGCAACCTCCATGGCTCCCTGATGGGAGTTGAAGCA gtgAAGGCAGATGGCACTGTAGTAGATTGCATTAGAACACTAAAAAAAGACAATACGGGATACCATCTCAAGCACTTGTTCATAGGATCAGAAGGAACCCTGGGCATCGTCACTAAGGTCGCAGTACACTGCCCTGTATTGCCGAAAGCTGTCACACTTGGATTCTTTG GTGTAAAGGACTTTGACAGTGTACTCAAATTGTACAAAAGTGCTAAAGCGTCTCTGGGGGAGATACTGTCTGCCTTTGAAATGGCTGACAATGATTCAATCAGCTCAACTGTACAGAACCTGAAATTGCC CAACCCGATAGCTGATTTCCCATTCTACGTATTAGTGGAAACGCACGGTAGCGATGAGACGCACGACGCGGAGAAACTATCTCGCTTCCTCGAGCGGGAGATGAGCAGCGGGCTGATCATAGACGGAACCGTCACCTCGGAGCCGGCTAAGATGCAG ACGATCTGGAACCTGCGCGAGAGCATAGCGGGCGCGGGTTTGCTGGACGGGTACGTGTACAAGTATGACGTGTCGATCCCGGCGGCGCGGTACTACGACTTAGTGCCCGTACTGCGCCAGCGCATGGCTGGAAAGGCTGTCAAAGTGTACGGATATGGACATGTCG GCGACGGCAACATTCACATCAACGTGACTGTCCCCGAGTACAGCAAGGAAGCAACAGACATGCTGGAGCCTTTTATCTTCGAGGAAGTGTCCAAGCTCAAAGGATCCATCAGTGCGGAGCACGGAGTCGGCTTCCGGAAACCTCACTTCATACACTACAGCAAGGACGAGGGGGCTATAAGTCTCATGAGAGAACTCAAGCAGTTGATGGATCCCAACGGTATTCTGAACCCATACAAGGTTTTGCCAGACCCTTAA